The Mycobacteriales bacterium sequence CCGGACCAGCGCCGTCAGGCCTACCGCGTCGGCGTCCTCCAGCAGCGCCGCGGCGACCGCGTCCGCGCCTGGCCAGCGCCCGCTCGGCGCCTGCCGGGGCGGGTGTCGGCCCGCCGGGACCGACACGCCGCCGGGAGTCAGCGGTCGACGCCGCCCATCACGGGGTCGATCGAGGCCAGCGCCGGGATCAGGTCGGCCAGCAGGCCGCCCTCCGTCATCGCCGGGATCGCCTGCAGGTTGATGAACCCGGGGTCGCGCACGTGCACGCGGAAGGGCCTGGTCCCGCCGTCGGACACCACGTGGTACGCGAGCTGCCCGCGCGGCGACTCGATCTGGGTGCTGACCTGGCCCGGCGGCACCCGGAACCCCTCGGTGACCAGCTTGAAGTGGTGGATCAGCGACTCCATCGACTGACCCATGATCTTCTTCACGTGGTCCAGCGAGTTGCCCAGCCCGTCCGGGCCGAGCGCGAGCTGCGCCGGCCAGGCGATCTTGCGGTCGGTGACCATGACCGGGCCGGGCTCCAGCCGGTCCAGCGCCTGGGTGACGATCCGCAGCGACTGGCGCATCTCCTCCAGCCGGAGCAGGTAGCGCGCGAAGCTGTCGGCCTCGGTCGCCGTCGGCACCTCGAACTCGTACGTCTCGTAGCCCATGTACGGCTCCGTCTTGCGCAGGTCCCAGGGCAGCCCGGCCGAGCGCAGGACCGGACCGGTGACACCGAGCGCGAGGCAGCCCTCGACCGACAGGTAGCCGACGCCCTGCAGGCGGCGCTTCCAGATCGGCTGGCCGGTGAGCAGCTTGTCGTACTCCGGCAGCTTGCCGTCCAGATAGCTGACCAGCTGCCGGATCGCCGACTCGGCGCCGGGCGGCAGGTCCTGCGCGATGCCGCCGGGGCGGACGAAGCCGTGATTCATCCGCAGGCCGGTGATCAGCTCGAACACGTCGAGGATCTGCTCGCGCTCGCGAAAGCCCATCGTCATCGCGGTGAGCGCGCCGATCTCCATGCCGCCGGCCGCGAGGCTGACGATGTGGGAGGAGATCCGGTTGAGCTCCATCAAGATGATGCGGATCGTGTTGGCGCGGCTCGGCGCCTCGATCCCGAGCAGCCGCTCGACCGACAGGCAGTACGCCGTCTCGTTGAACAGCGGGGACAGGTAGTCCATCCGCGTCACGAACGTCGTGCCCTGCGTCCAGGTCCGGTACTCGGTGTTCTTCTCGATACCGGTGTGCAGGTATCCGATGACCGGCCGGGCGCTGATGATCGTCTCGCCCTCGAGCTCCAGCACGATCCGGAGCACGCCGTGCGAGGACGGGTGCTGCGGGCCGAAGTTGAGCGCGATGCGGTCCTCGCCCGCGGCCTCGGCCAGGAACTCGTTCCAGTCCCCGCCCGCGACCGTGTGCACGCGGCCCTCGGTGGTGTCCCGAGAAGCGGCGTAGACGTCCGGTTCCTCGCGATAGGTGTCGCTGGTCGTCACGGTGGTCACCTCGGCATACCGGGCTCGGGAAACGTTTCTCAAGCTATCACCGGCCGTGACGGCGACTGTCCTCGCCCTTGACCTCAACATATATGGAGGTTCTAGGCTCGGCGAGATGAAGGCGATCCGGCAGTACGAGTTCGGCGACGCGGACACCCTGCGGTACGAGGACGCGCCCGATCCGGTCCCCGGGCCGGACCACGTGCGGATCCGGGTCGAAGCCGCCGGCGTGCACCTGATCGATGCGTCACTGCGGCGGGGAGAGCAGCCCGGGCCGCCGCTGCCCACGCTGCCGACGGTCCCCGGCCGGGAGGTGGCGGGCGTGGTCGACTCGCCCGGTCCCTGGTCCGGCCAGCGGGTCGTCGCGCACCTCGGCCCGGCCGGCGGCGGGTACGCCTCGCTCGCGGTCGCGCCGGTGTCCTCTCTCCACGAGGTCCCCTCGTCCTTGTCCCTTGCGGACGCCGTCGCGCTCGTCGGCACCGGCCGGACGGCGCTGGCGATCCTGGAGGACGCCGAGGTCATCCCGTCGGACGTCGTCCTGATCCCGGGCGCCGCGGGCGGTCTCGGCACACTGCTCACCCAGGCCGCGCACGACGCCGGCGCGATGACCGTCGGCCTCGTCGGCAGCCCGGCCAAGGCCGCGCAGGTGACCGCGGACCTCGTGATCGACTACTCGGTGCCGGACTGGCTTCGGCAGGTCCCGGACGCGACGGTCCTGCTGGACGGCACCGGCGGCGCGATCGGCCGGTCCCTGTTCGAGCGGGTACGCCCCGGCGGCCGGGTGATCATGTTCGGCTGGTCGTCCGGCACCCCCACCGAGTTCGGCGTCTGGGACCTCTACCGGCTGGGCCTGACGGTCTCGTGCTCGATCGGCGCGCGGATGGCAACCCGGACCGGCGGCCTGCACGGTCTCGCAGCGTCCGCGCTCGCCCGTACCTGGAAGCCGCTGATCACGTCGTTTCCGCTGTCCGACGCCGCCGGCGCGCACCGCGCGATGGAGGGCCGGCAGACGGTCGGGAAGACGGTGCTGATCCCGTGACGATCGTCGGCGGCCGCGAGCTCACCGTCGGCCAGGTCGCCGCCCGCGCCGGCGTGGCGGTCTCCGCGCTGCACTTCTACGAGTCGCGCGGGCTGATCCGGTCCCGGCGTACGCCCGGGAACCAGCGGCGCTACACCCGCGACACCCTGCGCCGGATCGCGTTCATCCGCATCGCGCAGCGCGTCGGGATCCCGCTGGCCACGATCGGCTCGGCGCTGGCGTCGCTGCCCTCGGAACGCACGCCTACCGCCGCAGACTGGGCGACGCTGTCCGAGGATTGGCGGGCCGAGCTCGACGCCCGCATCGTCCGGCTGCAGCAGCTGCGCGACGACTTCACCGACTGCATCGGCTGTGGTTGCCTGTCCCTGGATCGCTGCCGCCTCGCCAACCCGGGCGACTCCTACGCCGCCCGCGGGCCCGGCCCGGGCCGCCTCGCCCTCGACTGAACCGGGTCGCGAGGTCTGGTACCGTCATCGGGCGGTCAGTACGACCGTGTGTTGGCCCCGTAGCGCAGCTGGTTAGCGTGCCGCCCTGTCACGGCGGAGGTCGCGGGTTCGAGTCCCGTCGGGGTCGCGGGCAGGTAGCTCAGTCGGTACGAGCGTCCGCCTGAAAAGCGGAAGGTCGGCGGTTCGACCCCGCCCCTGCCCACCCT is a genomic window containing:
- a CDS encoding NADH-quinone oxidoreductase subunit D; amino-acid sequence: MHTVAGGDWNEFLAEAAGEDRIALNFGPQHPSSHGVLRIVLELEGETIISARPVIGYLHTGIEKNTEYRTWTQGTTFVTRMDYLSPLFNETAYCLSVERLLGIEAPSRANTIRIILMELNRISSHIVSLAAGGMEIGALTAMTMGFREREQILDVFELITGLRMNHGFVRPGGIAQDLPPGAESAIRQLVSYLDGKLPEYDKLLTGQPIWKRRLQGVGYLSVEGCLALGVTGPVLRSAGLPWDLRKTEPYMGYETYEFEVPTATEADSFARYLLRLEEMRQSLRIVTQALDRLEPGPVMVTDRKIAWPAQLALGPDGLGNSLDHVKKIMGQSMESLIHHFKLVTEGFRVPPGQVSTQIESPRGQLAYHVVSDGGTRPFRVHVRDPGFINLQAIPAMTEGGLLADLIPALASIDPVMGGVDR
- a CDS encoding zinc-binding dehydrogenase, with amino-acid sequence MKAIRQYEFGDADTLRYEDAPDPVPGPDHVRIRVEAAGVHLIDASLRRGEQPGPPLPTLPTVPGREVAGVVDSPGPWSGQRVVAHLGPAGGGYASLAVAPVSSLHEVPSSLSLADAVALVGTGRTALAILEDAEVIPSDVVLIPGAAGGLGTLLTQAAHDAGAMTVGLVGSPAKAAQVTADLVIDYSVPDWLRQVPDATVLLDGTGGAIGRSLFERVRPGGRVIMFGWSSGTPTEFGVWDLYRLGLTVSCSIGARMATRTGGLHGLAASALARTWKPLITSFPLSDAAGAHRAMEGRQTVGKTVLIP
- the soxR gene encoding redox-sensitive transcriptional activator SoxR, with amino-acid sequence MVGGRELTVGQVAARAGVAVSALHFYESRGLIRSRRTPGNQRRYTRDTLRRIAFIRIAQRVGIPLATIGSALASLPSERTPTAADWATLSEDWRAELDARIVRLQQLRDDFTDCIGCGCLSLDRCRLANPGDSYAARGPGPGRLALD